One window from the genome of Salvia miltiorrhiza cultivar Shanhuang (shh) chromosome 7, IMPLAD_Smil_shh, whole genome shotgun sequence encodes:
- the LOC130993381 gene encoding rust resistance kinase Lr10-like isoform X1 — translation MSENRNLFAVSRISIFLLFLTVNSLAQNNNCASSSCGNVRISYPFRLTSSPKSCGYNDPSFELECRNNQTIWVAKSRRYMVQDINYEFYSIRVVDPTISSANLSSCPVYSNDYDSWPSIFSGFFDSNIPVSFIYCLSPVNSSKYVEGPFCGNTSSIFSNSSQIYSYVMVGDQIIVSDVEEACSVYRVVWTSGRRDMKDNSSLVGIYDDLAYGVELSWFRALCGECETSDGSCSVEGNRITCKHYCKEDTPLSQKSLKCKFEYWGVYFFFFGLIGIAALVALRFLIGFPFLVWLVVRRWRRRHLAMDETIEEFLQGQNNLTPIKYTYSEIKKMTNNFNQRLGEGAYGTVYKGKLRSGPYVAVKMMEQSMASEQEFISEVGTIGRIHHVNVVQLIGFSVEGSKCALVYEFLPNGSLDRFIFNQQGLEVTALRYEKMFEIALGVARGIDYLHRGCDMQILHFDIKPHNILLDDKFNPKISDFGLAQLYPTDGRSIVNLTAARGTMGYMAPEMFYKNVGGVSYKADVYSFGMLLMEMAGRRKNVNPFAEEEGQIYFPSWVYEQLSGGREVEVRDATEEERKMVKKMVIVALWCIQMKPCDRPPMNKLVEMLETDFELQLPPKPFMAPREIADHHRI, via the exons ATGTCAGAAAATAGAAACCTGTTTGCAGTTTCAAGAATCTCCATTTTCCTGCTTTTCCTCACTGTGAATTCTCTAGCCCAGAACAACAACTGCGCTTCATCATCTTGTGGCAATGTCAGAATCAGCTACCCTTTTAGATTGACAAGTAGCCCCAAATCTTGCGGCTACAACGACCCCAGCTTCGAGCTCGAATGCCGCAATAATCAGACTATTTGGGTGGCGAAATCAAGAAGGTACATGGTGCAGGATATCAACTATGAATTTTACTCCATAAGGGTGGTTGATCCCACCATAAGCAGCGCTAATCTTTCCTCTTGTCCTGTTTACTCCAACGACTACGATTCTTGGCCATCCATTTTCAGTGGCTTCTTCGACTCGAATATACCGGTATCATTTATCTACTGTCTTTCTCCTGTGAATTCTTCCAAGTACGTGGAAGGCCCTTTCTGTGGTAACACGAGTAGCATCTTCTCCAATTCTTCCCAAATTTACAGTTACGTTATGGTGGGAGATCAGATTATAGTATCCGATGTGGAGGAGGCGTGCTCCGTTTATAGGGTGGTTTGGACATCGGGGCGTAGGGATATGAAGGATAATTCTTCTTTGGTTGGCATTTATGATGATTTAGCATATGGTGTCGAGCTCTCGTGGTTCCGAGCTCTCTGTGGAGAATGTGAGACAAGTGATGGGTCTTGCAGCGTGGAGGGGAATCGGATCACCTGCAAACACTACTGCAAGGAGGATACACCTCTCTCCCAAAAGAGTCTCAAAT GTAAATTCGAGTACTGGGGAG TATACTTCTTTTTCTTCGGATTGATTGGAATTG CTGCACTTGTAGCTCTGAGATTCCTGATAGGATTCCCGTTCCTGGTCTGGCTAGTGGTGCGCAGATGGAGAAGACGGCATTTAGCAATGGACGAAACCATTGAAGAGTTTCTGCAGGGTCAGAATAACCTAACCCCTATAAAATACACTTACTCTGAGATCAAGAAAATGACAAACAATTTCAACCAGAGGTTGGGTGAAGGAGCCTACGGAACTGTATACAAAGGGAAGCTCCGGAGTGGCCCATACGTCGCAGTGAAGATGATGGAGCAGTCTATGGCTAGCGAGCAAGAGTTCATCAGTGAGGTGGGCACAATTGGCCGGATCCACCATGTCAACGTGGTGCAGCTCATCGGCTTCTCAGTCGAGGGCTCAAAATGTGCCTTGGTGTACGAGTTTCTGCCAAACGGCTCCCTGGACAGGTTCATTTTCAACCAGCAAGGCCTGGAGGTGACTGCCTTGAGGTATGAGAAGATGTTTGAAATCGCTCTTGGGGTGGCCCGTGGGATCGACTACCTGCACCGTGGTTGCGACATGCAGATACTGCATTTTGATATCAAGCCTCACAACATCTTGCTTGACGACAAGTTCAATCCGAAGATATCTGATTTCGGGCTGGCACAGCTGTACCCGACTGATGGTCGTAGCATTGTGAATCTGACGGCTGCGAGGGGCACGATGGGGTATATGGCGCCGGAGATGTTCTACAAGAATGTAGGGGGAGTTTCCTACAAGGCTGATGTCTACAGTTTTGGGATGCTGCTGATGGAAATGGCGGGGCGGAGGAAGAATGTGAACCCTTTTGCGGAGGAGGAAGGGCAGATTTACTTCCCGTCGTGGGTGTACGAGCAACTTAGTGGCGGGAGGGAAGTGGAGGTGAGGGATGCGACAGAGGAAGAGAGGAAGatggtgaagaagatggtgaTAGTGGCGTTGTGGTGTATACAGATGAAGCCTTGTGATCGGCCGCCTATGAATAAACTGGTTGAGATGCTTGAAACCGATTTCGAATTGCAGCTGCCTCCCAAGCCTTTCATGGCTCCACGCGAGATTGCTGATCACCACAGAATATAA
- the LOC130993381 gene encoding rust resistance kinase Lr10-like isoform X2 — protein sequence MVGDQIIVSDVEEACSVYRVVWTSGRRDMKDNSSLVGIYDDLAYGVELSWFRALCGECETSDGSCSVEGNRITCKHYCKEDTPLSQKSLKCKFEYWGVYFFFFGLIGIAALVALRFLIGFPFLVWLVVRRWRRRHLAMDETIEEFLQGQNNLTPIKYTYSEIKKMTNNFNQRLGEGAYGTVYKGKLRSGPYVAVKMMEQSMASEQEFISEVGTIGRIHHVNVVQLIGFSVEGSKCALVYEFLPNGSLDRFIFNQQGLEVTALRYEKMFEIALGVARGIDYLHRGCDMQILHFDIKPHNILLDDKFNPKISDFGLAQLYPTDGRSIVNLTAARGTMGYMAPEMFYKNVGGVSYKADVYSFGMLLMEMAGRRKNVNPFAEEEGQIYFPSWVYEQLSGGREVEVRDATEEERKMVKKMVIVALWCIQMKPCDRPPMNKLVEMLETDFELQLPPKPFMAPREIADHHRI from the exons ATGGTGGGAGATCAGATTATAGTATCCGATGTGGAGGAGGCGTGCTCCGTTTATAGGGTGGTTTGGACATCGGGGCGTAGGGATATGAAGGATAATTCTTCTTTGGTTGGCATTTATGATGATTTAGCATATGGTGTCGAGCTCTCGTGGTTCCGAGCTCTCTGTGGAGAATGTGAGACAAGTGATGGGTCTTGCAGCGTGGAGGGGAATCGGATCACCTGCAAACACTACTGCAAGGAGGATACACCTCTCTCCCAAAAGAGTCTCAAAT GTAAATTCGAGTACTGGGGAG TATACTTCTTTTTCTTCGGATTGATTGGAATTG CTGCACTTGTAGCTCTGAGATTCCTGATAGGATTCCCGTTCCTGGTCTGGCTAGTGGTGCGCAGATGGAGAAGACGGCATTTAGCAATGGACGAAACCATTGAAGAGTTTCTGCAGGGTCAGAATAACCTAACCCCTATAAAATACACTTACTCTGAGATCAAGAAAATGACAAACAATTTCAACCAGAGGTTGGGTGAAGGAGCCTACGGAACTGTATACAAAGGGAAGCTCCGGAGTGGCCCATACGTCGCAGTGAAGATGATGGAGCAGTCTATGGCTAGCGAGCAAGAGTTCATCAGTGAGGTGGGCACAATTGGCCGGATCCACCATGTCAACGTGGTGCAGCTCATCGGCTTCTCAGTCGAGGGCTCAAAATGTGCCTTGGTGTACGAGTTTCTGCCAAACGGCTCCCTGGACAGGTTCATTTTCAACCAGCAAGGCCTGGAGGTGACTGCCTTGAGGTATGAGAAGATGTTTGAAATCGCTCTTGGGGTGGCCCGTGGGATCGACTACCTGCACCGTGGTTGCGACATGCAGATACTGCATTTTGATATCAAGCCTCACAACATCTTGCTTGACGACAAGTTCAATCCGAAGATATCTGATTTCGGGCTGGCACAGCTGTACCCGACTGATGGTCGTAGCATTGTGAATCTGACGGCTGCGAGGGGCACGATGGGGTATATGGCGCCGGAGATGTTCTACAAGAATGTAGGGGGAGTTTCCTACAAGGCTGATGTCTACAGTTTTGGGATGCTGCTGATGGAAATGGCGGGGCGGAGGAAGAATGTGAACCCTTTTGCGGAGGAGGAAGGGCAGATTTACTTCCCGTCGTGGGTGTACGAGCAACTTAGTGGCGGGAGGGAAGTGGAGGTGAGGGATGCGACAGAGGAAGAGAGGAAGatggtgaagaagatggtgaTAGTGGCGTTGTGGTGTATACAGATGAAGCCTTGTGATCGGCCGCCTATGAATAAACTGGTTGAGATGCTTGAAACCGATTTCGAATTGCAGCTGCCTCCCAAGCCTTTCATGGCTCCACGCGAGATTGCTGATCACCACAGAATATAA